Proteins from a single region of Bacteroidota bacterium:
- a CDS encoding TPM domain-containing protein, with the protein MAPARVYTCLPQNTLNTLRLSLLVLCLVFFAPGRLLAQGFDVIEPTGQWVTDLGGMLSASEERWLSQKLDTYEDTTSTQIVIVTLPSLNGVPAAEYATALGRKWAVGQQGQNNGIVILASSQDRKIFIASGYGLEGAIPDAIASRIIQNIMVPNFRQGQFYNGFDSAVDALVAAARGEFSASPQRATEQLDPETIFMLIMLALFLFSMFSKGGGKSGGKRYRSRRGDFPVILWGPSFGGGSGGGGFGGFGGGGFGGGGFGGFGGGGGSFGGGGAGGGW; encoded by the coding sequence ATGGCGCCGGCGCGGGTCTACACCTGCTTGCCCCAAAACACGTTGAATACGCTCCGCTTAAGTCTTCTTGTCCTCTGCCTGGTGTTCTTCGCGCCAGGTCGACTGCTAGCGCAGGGCTTTGACGTCATCGAGCCTACGGGGCAATGGGTTACTGATCTGGGCGGCATGCTCAGCGCTTCGGAAGAGCGCTGGTTGAGCCAAAAACTCGATACATACGAAGATACCACCTCTACACAAATTGTCATCGTAACCCTGCCCAGTCTCAACGGTGTGCCGGCTGCTGAATACGCGACGGCGCTTGGGCGTAAATGGGCCGTAGGGCAACAAGGTCAGAACAACGGCATCGTAATCCTTGCTTCCAGTCAGGATAGAAAAATATTCATTGCTTCAGGCTATGGGCTGGAAGGGGCAATACCTGATGCTATTGCAAGCCGCATCATTCAGAACATCATGGTCCCGAATTTCAGGCAGGGACAGTTTTATAATGGATTTGACAGCGCTGTCGATGCACTCGTCGCAGCAGCACGGGGTGAGTTTAGTGCATCCCCCCAACGTGCCACTGAACAGCTCGATCCAGAAACCATCTTTATGCTGATTATGCTGGCCCTTTTCCTGTTTTCCATGTTCTCAAAAGGCGGAGGAAAAAGCGGCGGCAAACGATACAGAAGCCGGCGTGGCGACTTCCCGGTAATTCTTTGGGGACCTTCTTTTGGCGGCGGCAGCGGTGGCGGTGGATTTGGCGGCTTCGGCGGTGGAGGATTTGGTGGCGGCGGATTTGGCGGCTTCGGCGGTGGTGGTGGCAGCTTTGGCGGCGGCGGTGCCGGCGGCGGCTGGTAA